GCCGACCGTCATACCACCAGTTCTGGCGAATGCCGAAATGACGGCCGGTGCCGGGCACGATCTGCCACAGGCCGGAAGCGCGACCGTGCGAATAGGCGAACGGGTCGTAGGCACTTTCGACGATGGGGAGCAGGGCGAGCTCTGATGGCAGGCCGCGTTTGTCAATTTCGCGGCTGATGTACGGCAAATAGCGCTGCGCGCGGGTGAAGACGCGAGTGAGGTATTCCGGGTGACGGATGAACCAGTTGAGCTCGGCCTCAACCCGCGAGTTCATGACGGGCGGAATGCTGAAGTTCTGTCGCAAATGCTCCAGCAGGTCATTCCAGACAGCCGCTGGAGTGACGTTGGCAGCCTGATAGCCTTCGAGTTCCAGCTGCAGCTCGGGTTCCTGCCGCTCGCCATTTAGCCCGTCTGCATCGAGGGTCAGGCTGGTGGCGCCAGCCAGCGGGCCGGCAAGGCAGCTCAGAACCAGGGTTCGCCAATGGCGTTGAAACGTCGTCATTATGTTCGGCATCGCGCTATCCTACTGACCGGGCTACGCTATGCAAGTACGTAATTCACATCGGGTATGGCAGGCTGGCGTTCTAGCGACCGAGGCGAAATCTGTGACTGAAAGCCCACCGGAAAGACAGGACAAGATCGCAAGCTGGCTGGCCACGCCGGTGGGTGAGGCGCTGCTTGCCCAGGAAGCCCGGCTGATGGAGCGTGCGCTCGACAGCGTGTTCGGGGAATACTGCCTGCAGCTCGGCCAATGGGGTGGGCGGTCGGCATTCCAGCGCTACGCCCGGACGCAGCGTTCGCTGCTGGTCTCCGAGCCGGGCGGCGTCCTGGCCGCAACGGATCCCAGTGCGGTCGGCCATCTGCACCGCTTGCCGCTCTGCAGCGAGTCCGTGGATGCCGTGATTTTGCCGCATACCCTGGAGTACAGCGGGCGACCGCACGCCATACTGCGCGAGGTCCACCGGGTACTGCGGGCTGATGGCCATTTGATCATTCTCGGCTTCAAACCAGGCGGTCTGTGGGGATTGCGGAGGCTCATTCCCGGCGCGGGCATGCCGCCGGCCATGGACGCGCTGATTGCCGACCGGCAGTTGTGCGATTGGCTGAAGCTGCTGGACCTGCATATTCACGGGGTTACCCGTTATTTTTTCCGTTGGCCATTGCCCGGTAACCGGACGCTGGACACCCAGCTTTGGGAGCAGCGGGGGCGTCGCTGGTGGCCGGAGCTGGCAGCGTGCTATATGCTCTCGGCGCAGAAACGAGTGATACCTCTGACCACGGTGCGGATGCCATGGCGCGCCAAGCCGAAAGTGGTGGGTGGCCTCGTAAAACCGACAACTCGCAACCTGCCGGACCGGGATTCCTGAGTCGATACGGCGCCAACAGCAGCTAAGAACATTGACCGACGAAATAATTGAGATTTACACCGATGGCGCATGCCGAGGAAACCCGGGGCCTGGTGGCTGGGGCGCATTGTTAATCAGTGGCGGGCACAGGAAGACCTTGCACGGCGGAGAGCGGGAAACGACCAATAACCGTATGGAGCTGACCGCCGCCATCGAGGCGCTGAACGCCTTGCGCGGCAAACGGCAGGTGAAGCTGTACACGGATTCGAAGTACGTCATGGACGGAATTCGTGAATGGATGCCGAACTGGAAAAAGCGTGGCTGGAAAACGGCCAGCAAAAAACCGGTCAAGAATCAGGATTTGTGGCAGGCACTGGACGCGGCTGTGATGCAGCATGACGTTGTCTGGCAATGGGTCAGGGGCCACACCGGCAATGAGGGCAACGAAGCGGCGGACGCACTGGCGAATCGCGGTATCGATGAGCTCGGTCGGTAACCCGGGAGTCCGGACTTAATGAGTAAACGGCAGATTGTTCTCGATACCGAAACCACTGGTTTGACGCCAGCTGAGGGTCACCGGGTCATCGAAATCGGTTGTATGGAATTGGTCAACCGCCGCCTGACCGGTCGGGACTTCCATCGCTTTCTCAACCCTGATCGGGACATCGATGAGGGTGCAGAGCGCGTACACGGCATCAGTCGGGCGTTCTTGGCGGATAAGCCGCGGTTTACCGACGTGGTGGACGAATTCCTCGAGTTTATTCGTGGCAGTGAGCTCGTTATCCACAACGCCCCGTTCGATATCGGCTTTCTCGACCACGAACTGCGCCTGATGCGGCACCCGCAGCCAGCCATCGAGCAGCACGCAAGGATTTTGGACACCTTGACCCTGGCGAGGGACATGCACCCGGGGCAGCGCAATAGTCTGGATGCGTTGTGCAAGCGCTACGAAGTGGACGCGTCCGGTCGTGACGTCCACGGCGCGCTGATAGACGCTGATTTGCTGGCGCGGGTATACCTGGCCATGACCGGCGGTCAGACCGCGCTGTTTCAGGACGAAAAAAACGAAGAAGACAATGCCTCTGAGGCAGAAGTCGGTGGCTTTCAACGGGATAAGGACCTTGAACTGGT
The DNA window shown above is from Woeseia oceani and carries:
- the rnhA gene encoding ribonuclease HI; the protein is MTDEIIEIYTDGACRGNPGPGGWGALLISGGHRKTLHGGERETTNNRMELTAAIEALNALRGKRQVKLYTDSKYVMDGIREWMPNWKKRGWKTASKKPVKNQDLWQALDAAVMQHDVVWQWVRGHTGNEGNEAADALANRGIDELGR
- a CDS encoding class I SAM-dependent methyltransferase is translated as MTESPPERQDKIASWLATPVGEALLAQEARLMERALDSVFGEYCLQLGQWGGRSAFQRYARTQRSLLVSEPGGVLAATDPSAVGHLHRLPLCSESVDAVILPHTLEYSGRPHAILREVHRVLRADGHLIILGFKPGGLWGLRRLIPGAGMPPAMDALIADRQLCDWLKLLDLHIHGVTRYFFRWPLPGNRTLDTQLWEQRGRRWWPELAACYMLSAQKRVIPLTTVRMPWRAKPKVVGGLVKPTTRNLPDRDS
- the dnaQ gene encoding DNA polymerase III subunit epsilon, with the protein product MSKRQIVLDTETTGLTPAEGHRVIEIGCMELVNRRLTGRDFHRFLNPDRDIDEGAERVHGISRAFLADKPRFTDVVDEFLEFIRGSELVIHNAPFDIGFLDHELRLMRHPQPAIEQHARILDTLTLARDMHPGQRNSLDALCKRYEVDASGRDVHGALIDADLLARVYLAMTGGQTALFQDEKNEEDNASEAEVGGFQRDKDLELVVTCASAEEVAEHEAMLERMRESGKCLWSSLEPKVH